The proteins below are encoded in one region of Lactuca sativa cultivar Salinas chromosome 3, Lsat_Salinas_v11, whole genome shotgun sequence:
- the LOC111906662 gene encoding prolyl 4-hydroxylase 1, whose product MASAMRIVIGLLTLVTIGMIAGSLLQLAFIRNLEDSYGTTFPSLRRTLGSNQLPTAVSGWGNDKEAAILRIGYVKPEIISWSPRIIVFHNFLSSEECDYLRALAKPRLQVSTVVDAKTGKGIKSNVRTSSGMFLNHEERKYPMIKAIEKRISTYSQVPVENGELIQVLRYEPNQFYRPHHDYFSDTFNLKRGGQRVATMLMYLTDNVEGGETLFPMAGSGECSCGGKMVRGLCVKPNKGDAVLFWSMGLDGQSDPDSIHGGCEVLAGEKWSATKWMRQRHTT is encoded by the exons ATGGCTTCTGCGATGAGAATCGTTATTGGTCTACTTACACTTGTCACTATCGGAATGATTGCCG GATCTTTGCTTCAATTGGCATTTATTCGGAATTTGGAAGATTCGTATG GCACTACATTTCCTTCATTAAGAAGAACACTTGGGAGTAATCAGTTGCCTACAG CTGTATCAGGTTGGGGGAATGATAAAGAAGCTGCAATTTTACGCATTGGATAC GTCAAACCTGAAATCATTAGCTGGTCCCCACGAATCATTGTGTTCCATAACTTTTTAAGCTCAGAG GAATGTGATTATCTTAGAGCATTAGCCAAGCCTCGTCTTCAGGTCTCAACTGTTGTGGATGCAAAAACTGGAAAG GGAATCAAGAGTAATGTGAGGACTAGCTCTGGCATGTTTTTGAACCATGAAGAAAGGAAGTATCCAATGATAAAG GCAATTGAGAAACGGATTTCTACATATTCTCAAGTTCCAGTTGAAAATGGAGAGCTGATTCAAGTGTTGAG GTATGAACCAAATCAGTTCTACAGACCCCACCATGACTACTTCTCTGATACG TTCAACTTAAAGCGTGGTGGTCAAAGGGTGGCAACAATGTTGATGTATTTAACTGATAATGTTGAAGGAGGAGAAACTTTATTTCCAATG GCTGGCTCAGGTGAATGCAGCTGTGGTGGAAAAATGGTGAGGGGACTTTGTGTTAAACCGAATAAAGGAGATGCTGTCCTTTTCTGGAGCATG gGACTTGATGGGCAATCGGACCCTGATAGCATTCATGGTGGTTGTGAGGTCCTTGCAGGAGAAAAATGGTCAGCAACAAAATGGATGAGACAGAGACACACTACCTGA